A genomic region of Phragmites australis chromosome 2, lpPhrAust1.1, whole genome shotgun sequence contains the following coding sequences:
- the LOC133909227 gene encoding uncharacterized protein LOC133909227 isoform X2 produces the protein MLLTRLPSSSCSSTALQRHACTGKAPFRGAGCCKKREKLPGLRARVAVKLPCAAPGKGGIVPAGNEDGVSLGTVKLPGNIDIARFETLLFQVDKVEGGIRLGFIAVEDGVTQTMVYIDCVVSPATDGSGPVFRAIRNGPMKDKEPPGEPRIMRSLLQAIQKSIQIARV, from the exons ATGTTGCTGACCCGGCTACCCagctcttcttgttcttcgacggCGCTGCAGAGGCATGCGTGCACCGGCAAGGCCCCCTTCCGCGGCGCCGGATGCTGCAAGAAGCGTGAGAAGCTCCCCGGTTTGAGAGCCAGAGTGGCCGTCAAACTGCCGTGCGCCGCGCCAGGGAAGGGCGGCATTGTCCCGGCCGGCAACGAGGACGGGGTCAGCCTCGGCACGGTGAAGCTGCCTGGCAACATCGACATTGCTCGGTTCGAGACCCTACTCTTTCAG GTGGACAAGGTTGAGGGCGGAATCAGACTAGGGTTCATCGCAGTCGAGGATGGCGTGACACAGACGATGGTTTACATCGACTGCGTGGTTTCTCCAGCCACGGACGGCTCTGGACCAGTATTCCGAGCAATCAGGAACGGTCCTATGAAGGACAAGGAGCCACCTGGGGAGCCCAGGATCATGAGAAGCCTTCTCCAGGCGATCCAAAAGTCTATTCAAATTGCGCGAGTTTGA
- the LOC133909227 gene encoding uncharacterized protein LOC133909227 isoform X1, with protein MLLTRLPSSSCSSTALQRHACTGKAPFRGAGCCKKREKLPGLRARVAVKLPCAAPGKGGIVPAGNEDGVSLGTVKLPGNIDIARFETLLFQWGNSLCQGANLPLPVPLKVDKVEGGIRLGFIAVEDGVTQTMVYIDCVVSPATDGSGPVFRAIRNGPMKDKEPPGEPRIMRSLLQAIQKSIQIARV; from the exons ATGTTGCTGACCCGGCTACCCagctcttcttgttcttcgacggCGCTGCAGAGGCATGCGTGCACCGGCAAGGCCCCCTTCCGCGGCGCCGGATGCTGCAAGAAGCGTGAGAAGCTCCCCGGTTTGAGAGCCAGAGTGGCCGTCAAACTGCCGTGCGCCGCGCCAGGGAAGGGCGGCATTGTCCCGGCCGGCAACGAGGACGGGGTCAGCCTCGGCACGGTGAAGCTGCCTGGCAACATCGACATTGCTCGGTTCGAGACCCTACTCTTTCAG TGGGGGAACAGCCTCTGCCAAGGCGCCAACCTGCCACTCCCAGTGCCTCTGAAG GTGGACAAGGTTGAGGGCGGAATCAGACTAGGGTTCATCGCAGTCGAGGATGGCGTGACACAGACGATGGTTTACATCGACTGCGTGGTTTCTCCAGCCACGGACGGCTCTGGACCAGTATTCCGAGCAATCAGGAACGGTCCTATGAAGGACAAGGAGCCACCTGGGGAGCCCAGGATCATGAGAAGCCTTCTCCAGGCGATCCAAAAGTCTATTCAAATTGCGCGAGTTTGA
- the LOC133909224 gene encoding sorting nexin 1-like isoform X1, which produces MISSERSPSQSPRSAPAAAGAPFLSISVTDPVKMGAGVQAYISYRVITKTNLPEFEGPEKIVIRRYSDFEWLHDRLAEKYKGIFIPPLPEKNAVEKFRFSKEFIELRRQALDLFINRIASHPELNQSEDLRTFLQADEERMDRARSYETGIFKKPSDFIQMFKDVQSKVSDVVLGKEKPVEESTPEYEKLKNYIFELENHLAEAQKQAFRLVKRHRELGQSLADFGKAIKLLGACEGDLMEKVFSEVGSKSEMLSIKLQREAENLLFNFEEPLKDYVRAVQSIKATMVDRANAFRQHFDLDQERKYKELNLEKLKFMNPEKYSEAEMEFRELKAGSEEATKRFEHIVRLMNEELARFQEQKTADIGLAFHEFAKGQAKLAKDIADAWRSVLPKLEACSTS; this is translated from the exons ATGATCTCGTCG GAGAGGAGCCCGTCCCAGAGCCCGCGGtcagcgccggcggcggcgggggcgccgTTCCTGTCGATATCCGTCACGGATCCCGTCAAGATGGGCGCCGGCGTCCAGGCCTACATCTCCTACCGCGTCATCACCAAG ACGAACCTGCCTGAATTCGAGGGGCCAGAGAAAATTGTTATTCGACGCTATAGTGATTTTGAGTGGTTGCATGATCGACTTGCTGAGAAGTACAAAGGCATTTTTATTCCTCCCCTTCCAGAGAAGAATGCTGTTG AGAAGTTCCGGTTTAGCAAAGAGTTCATTGAATTGCGTCGTCAAGCTCTGGACTTGTTCATTAACAGAATAGCTTCACACCCTGAACTCAACCAAAGTGAAGACTTGAGGACATTTTTGCAGGCAGATGAAGAG AGAATGGATAGAGCAAGGTCTTATGAGACTGGTATTTTTAAGAAGCCTTCAGATTTCATACAGATGTTTAAG GATGTGCAGTCAAAAGTCAGTGATGTTGTTCTGGGAAAAGAAAAGCCTGTGGAGGAATCTACTCCTGAATATGAGAAGCTTAAAAATTACATATTTGAGCTAGAAAATCATTTAGCAGAGGCACAGAAACAAGCATTCCGTCTTGTGAAAAGACACCGAG AACTTGGGCAATCTCTGGCGGACTTTGGGAAGGCGATTAAGCTTTTGGGtgcttgtgaaggagatttgaTGGAAAAGGTGTTTTCTGAAGTTGGTTCTAAGTCTGAGATGTTGTCAATAAAGCTGCAAAGAGAG GCAGAAAACCTTCTCTTTAACTTCGAAGAACCTTTGAAAGATTATGTGCGTGCGGTGCAATCAATAAAA GCAACCATGGTGGATCGAGCCAATGCTTTCAGGCAGCACTTTGATTTGGATCAGGAGAGGAAGTATAAAGAGCTTAACCT TGAAAAGTTGAAGTTCATGAACCCTGAGAAGTATTCGGAAGCAGAGATGGAGTTCAGAGAG TTGAAAGCAGGCAGTGAGGAGGCCACAAAGAGGTTCGAACACATAGTTAGACTAATGAATGAAGAGCTTGCACGTTTCCAAGAGCAGAAAACAGCTGATATCGGGCTTGCATTCCATGAATTTGCAAAAGGTCAGGCTAAGCTCGCTAAAGATATTGCTGATGCATGGCGCAGCGTCCTCCCAAAGCTTGAAGCTTGTTCAACATCATAA
- the LOC133909224 gene encoding sorting nexin 1-like isoform X2: protein MGAGVQAYISYRVITKTNLPEFEGPEKIVIRRYSDFEWLHDRLAEKYKGIFIPPLPEKNAVEKFRFSKEFIELRRQALDLFINRIASHPELNQSEDLRTFLQADEERMDRARSYETGIFKKPSDFIQMFKDVQSKVSDVVLGKEKPVEESTPEYEKLKNYIFELENHLAEAQKQAFRLVKRHRELGQSLADFGKAIKLLGACEGDLMEKVFSEVGSKSEMLSIKLQREAENLLFNFEEPLKDYVRAVQSIKATMVDRANAFRQHFDLDQERKYKELNLEKLKFMNPEKYSEAEMEFRELKAGSEEATKRFEHIVRLMNEELARFQEQKTADIGLAFHEFAKGQAKLAKDIADAWRSVLPKLEACSTS from the exons ATGGGCGCCGGCGTCCAGGCCTACATCTCCTACCGCGTCATCACCAAG ACGAACCTGCCTGAATTCGAGGGGCCAGAGAAAATTGTTATTCGACGCTATAGTGATTTTGAGTGGTTGCATGATCGACTTGCTGAGAAGTACAAAGGCATTTTTATTCCTCCCCTTCCAGAGAAGAATGCTGTTG AGAAGTTCCGGTTTAGCAAAGAGTTCATTGAATTGCGTCGTCAAGCTCTGGACTTGTTCATTAACAGAATAGCTTCACACCCTGAACTCAACCAAAGTGAAGACTTGAGGACATTTTTGCAGGCAGATGAAGAG AGAATGGATAGAGCAAGGTCTTATGAGACTGGTATTTTTAAGAAGCCTTCAGATTTCATACAGATGTTTAAG GATGTGCAGTCAAAAGTCAGTGATGTTGTTCTGGGAAAAGAAAAGCCTGTGGAGGAATCTACTCCTGAATATGAGAAGCTTAAAAATTACATATTTGAGCTAGAAAATCATTTAGCAGAGGCACAGAAACAAGCATTCCGTCTTGTGAAAAGACACCGAG AACTTGGGCAATCTCTGGCGGACTTTGGGAAGGCGATTAAGCTTTTGGGtgcttgtgaaggagatttgaTGGAAAAGGTGTTTTCTGAAGTTGGTTCTAAGTCTGAGATGTTGTCAATAAAGCTGCAAAGAGAG GCAGAAAACCTTCTCTTTAACTTCGAAGAACCTTTGAAAGATTATGTGCGTGCGGTGCAATCAATAAAA GCAACCATGGTGGATCGAGCCAATGCTTTCAGGCAGCACTTTGATTTGGATCAGGAGAGGAAGTATAAAGAGCTTAACCT TGAAAAGTTGAAGTTCATGAACCCTGAGAAGTATTCGGAAGCAGAGATGGAGTTCAGAGAG TTGAAAGCAGGCAGTGAGGAGGCCACAAAGAGGTTCGAACACATAGTTAGACTAATGAATGAAGAGCTTGCACGTTTCCAAGAGCAGAAAACAGCTGATATCGGGCTTGCATTCCATGAATTTGCAAAAGGTCAGGCTAAGCTCGCTAAAGATATTGCTGATGCATGGCGCAGCGTCCTCCCAAAGCTTGAAGCTTGTTCAACATCATAA
- the LOC133909230 gene encoding NAC domain-containing protein 90-like has translation MAGGLPPGYRFYPTEEELICFYLRNKLDSLRDDIERVIPVVDVYSVDPWQLSEIHERRLCSGTGEGEPWFYFCPRQEREARGGRPSRTTPSGYWKAAGMPGVVYSADCHAIGMKKTMVFYRGRAPSGTKTKWKMNEYRALQYTAAAGSGTDGSSSTKAHAAAPSNLPPQLRSEFSLCRLYTKSGTLRLFDRRPLAAVTGGSGEDPGPSTAAAASPDYGHGSGDSMQPQQLTDGAHDPYGDDVDNLDALLYWPRD, from the exons ATGGCCGGCGGCCTGCCTCCAGGGTATCGCTTCTACCCGACGGAGGAGGAGCTGATATGCTTCTACCTCCGCAACAAGCTGGACAGCCTCCGCGACGACATCGAGCGCGTCATCCCCGTCGTCGACGTCTACTCCGTCGATCCCTGGCAGCTCTCAG AGATCCACGAGAGGCGCCTGTGCAGCGGCACCGGAGAGGGGGAGCCCTGGTTCTACTTCTGCCCGcggcaggagagggaggcgcgGGGCGGGCGGCCCAGCCGGACGACGCCGTCGGGGTATTGGAAGGCCGCGGGCATGCCCGGGGTCGTCTACTCCGCCGACTGCCACGCCATCGGGATGAAGAAGACCATGGTGTTCTACCGCGGCCGCGCACCGTCGGGGACCAAGACCAAGTGGAAGATGAACGAGTACAGGGCGCTCCAGtacaccgccgccgccggtagTGGAACCGATGGGTCCTCCTCCACTAAAGCCCACGCCGCCGCACCATCAAACCTTCCTCCTCAG TTGAGGAGCGAGTTCAGCCTGTGTCGACTCTACACCAAATCCGGAACCCTGAGACTCTTTGACCGGCGGCCGCTCGCCGCTGTTACAGGCGGTTCTGGCGAGGATCCAGGGCCATCCACGGCAGCCGCCGCGTCACCAGATTATGGCCATGGCTCCGGTGACTCCATGCAACCGCAGCAGCTGACGGATGGTGCCCACGATCCATACGGGGACGACGTGGACAACTTGGATGCCCTTTTATACTGGCCTAGAGACTAG